One part of the Corynebacterium sp. CNCTC7651 genome encodes these proteins:
- the recF gene encoding DNA replication/repair protein RecF yields the protein MYVAELDLRDFRSWPELHLELEPGVTVFAGRNGHGKTNIVEAVHYTSVLGSHRVSGDGPLIRANQHNARISATTVNDGRALTTHLLINANGANQAQINRTRLKTPRELLGVLRTVMFSPEDLRLVTGEPSERRRFLDDLAALRTPRLGGVRADYEKVLRQRNALLRTSSMTLRRGYADEAGASALTTLDVWDSQLAGYGAQLIAGRLLLIDALSDRITESYAAVAPESRPASVYAKSTLDTAVRELTGTGTGTATNTDANPTDPIRDPAIFEAAMLAELGRRRREEIDRGTTLVGPHRDDLVLMLGETPAKGYASHGETWSYALALHLAEYQLLASDGSDPVLILDDVFAELDAKRRERLVHVAESAEQVLITAAVGDDLPGNLDDAVSARYTVTMEDGVSSIERSGA from the coding sequence GTGTACGTCGCAGAGCTTGACCTGCGCGATTTCCGCTCCTGGCCGGAACTGCACCTGGAGCTTGAGCCAGGGGTCACCGTCTTCGCCGGCCGCAACGGCCACGGCAAGACCAACATCGTCGAGGCGGTGCATTACACCTCGGTGCTGGGCAGCCACCGGGTGAGCGGGGACGGTCCGCTCATCCGCGCGAATCAACACAACGCCCGCATCTCCGCGACCACGGTCAACGACGGTCGCGCGCTGACCACGCACCTTCTCATCAACGCCAACGGCGCAAACCAGGCGCAGATAAATAGGACTCGCCTGAAAACCCCGCGCGAGCTGCTCGGCGTGCTGCGCACCGTGATGTTCTCCCCGGAGGATCTGCGGCTGGTCACCGGTGAGCCGTCGGAGCGGCGCCGATTCCTCGACGACCTCGCGGCACTTCGCACGCCCCGTCTCGGCGGCGTGCGGGCGGATTATGAGAAGGTGCTGCGCCAACGCAACGCCCTGCTCCGCACCTCCTCCATGACGCTGCGCCGCGGGTACGCAGACGAGGCAGGCGCCAGCGCCCTGACCACGCTCGATGTGTGGGATTCCCAGCTCGCGGGCTACGGCGCGCAGCTGATCGCGGGCAGGCTCCTGCTTATCGACGCCCTCTCCGACCGCATCACCGAGTCCTACGCCGCCGTCGCCCCGGAGTCACGCCCCGCGTCGGTGTACGCCAAGTCCACGCTGGATACCGCGGTGCGGGAGCTGACCGGCACAGGCACCGGCACCGCCACAAACACCGATGCCAACCCCACCGACCCCATCCGCGACCCCGCGATCTTCGAGGCCGCCATGCTCGCTGAACTGGGCCGCCGCCGCCGCGAAGAGATCGACCGCGGCACCACCCTTGTCGGTCCCCACCGCGATGACCTCGTGCTCATGCTCGGCGAGACACCCGCGAAGGGTTACGCCTCCCACGGCGAGACCTGGTCTTACGCGCTTGCGCTCCACCTGGCCGAATACCAGCTGCTGGCTTCCGACGGGTCGGACCCGGTGCTGATCCTGGACGACGTCTTCGCCGAGCTTGACGCCAAGCGCCGCGAGCGCCTGGTGCACGTCGCCGAATCCGCGGAGCAGGTCCTGATCACCGCTGCGGTAGGCGACGACCTGCCCGGCAACCTCGACGATGCCGTCTCCGCCCGCTACACCGTGACCATGGAGGATGGGGTGAGCAGCATTGAGCGATCTGGTGCGTAA
- a CDS encoding DciA family protein, with amino-acid sequence MARRRGVRLPDLSRQGTAVVPRRSVGKGVGAAGGLGAASSGAQIPGLSLLDDRNSGARNSAAAKPSAPSAAPVPSPAPFRGRPTGIDGRALPKPNRVASFGALVGREIRQRDWTEQMAYGWVMGNWESLVGAKIAQHTTVEMIKGGEVHISCDTTAWATQLKYMQSTVLRAVAEKVGPGVITKLHVYGPKTKSWRHGPLHVKGRGPRDTYG; translated from the coding sequence ATGGCTCGCCGCCGCGGCGTACGCCTGCCGGACCTTTCCCGCCAAGGCACCGCCGTCGTCCCTCGCCGCAGCGTGGGTAAGGGCGTGGGCGCTGCTGGTGGGCTTGGTGCGGCGTCGAGCGGTGCGCAGATCCCGGGGCTTTCGCTTCTCGACGATCGAAATTCAGGCGCAAGAAACTCAGCCGCCGCAAAGCCCAGCGCTCCCTCAGCCGCGCCCGTGCCCTCGCCTGCACCTTTCCGCGGGCGGCCCACCGGCATCGACGGGCGCGCGCTGCCGAAACCGAACCGCGTGGCGTCGTTCGGCGCGCTCGTCGGTCGGGAAATCCGGCAGCGCGACTGGACCGAGCAGATGGCGTACGGCTGGGTGATGGGGAACTGGGAGAGCCTGGTCGGTGCCAAGATTGCCCAGCACACGACGGTGGAGATGATCAAGGGTGGCGAAGTCCACATCTCCTGCGACACCACCGCCTGGGCGACGCAGCTGAAGTACATGCAGTCCACGGTCCTGCGCGCGGTAGCGGAGAAGGTGGGTCCGGGAGTGATTACGAAACTGCACGTCTATGGCCCGAAGACGAAGTCGTGGCGTCACGGCCCGCTGCACGTGAAGGGCCGCGGCCCCCGCGACACGTACGGGTAA
- the gyrB gene encoding DNA topoisomerase (ATP-hydrolyzing) subunit B yields the protein MAEQQPHYDASSITILEGLEAVRKRPGMYIGSTGVRGLHHLVWEVVDNSVDEAMAGYADRVDVTLLADGGVEVVDNGRGIPVEMHPTGAPTVQVVMTQLHAGGKFDSESYAVSGGLHGVGISVVNALSTRVEADIKRDGKHWYQNFENAVPDELQEGGNARGTGTTIRFWPDPEIFETVEFNYDTIARRLQEMAFLNKGLTITLKDERVTDEELELEAIAEEGDTAASVDGDSFDDDTVMQSPMEVDEDGDGNPVEPGDEVAPQTKKKREKKVTYHYPDGLIDYVKHLNKGKTAIHPTIVGFEQKGTEHEAEIAMQWNGSYKESVHTFANTINTHEGGTHEEGFRAALTTLMNRYAREHKLLKDKEPNLTGDDCREGLAAVISVRVADPQFEGQTKTKLGNTEIKGFVQRAVNENLADWFDANPAEAKTIVNKAVQSSQARQAARKARDLVRRKSASDLGGLPGKLADCRSKDPTVSELFIVEGDSAGGSAKAGRNSLYQAILPLRGKILNVEKARMDRVLKNAEVQAIITALGTGIHDEFDISKLRYHKIVLMADADVDGQHIATLLLTLLFRFMPQLIEEGHVYLANPPLYKLKWQKGEPGFAFTDAERDQLLAEGLEENRKINTGDGIQRYKGLGEMNAKELWETTLDPETRILRRVDIEDAQRADELFSILMGDDVAARRSFITRKAKDVRFLDV from the coding sequence GTGGCTGAGCAGCAACCGCATTACGACGCCTCATCGATCACCATCCTCGAGGGCCTCGAGGCCGTGCGCAAGCGCCCGGGCATGTACATCGGCTCCACCGGTGTGCGCGGCCTGCACCACCTGGTGTGGGAAGTGGTGGACAACTCCGTCGATGAGGCGATGGCTGGGTACGCGGACCGCGTGGACGTCACCCTCTTGGCGGATGGCGGCGTGGAGGTTGTGGATAACGGCCGCGGTATCCCGGTGGAAATGCACCCGACTGGCGCGCCAACAGTTCAGGTTGTCATGACACAGCTGCACGCCGGCGGCAAGTTTGACTCGGAGTCCTACGCGGTCTCTGGTGGTCTGCATGGTGTGGGTATTTCCGTGGTCAATGCGTTGTCTACCCGTGTGGAAGCGGACATTAAGCGCGACGGCAAGCACTGGTACCAGAACTTTGAGAATGCCGTGCCGGATGAGCTGCAGGAGGGCGGCAACGCCCGCGGCACCGGCACCACCATCCGGTTCTGGCCGGACCCGGAAATTTTTGAGACGGTCGAGTTCAACTACGACACGATTGCCCGCCGCCTCCAGGAGATGGCGTTCCTGAACAAGGGCCTGACCATCACGCTGAAGGACGAGCGCGTCACGGATGAGGAGCTGGAGCTCGAGGCCATCGCGGAGGAGGGCGACACCGCTGCGTCGGTAGATGGAGACTCCTTTGACGATGACACGGTGATGCAGTCCCCCATGGAGGTGGACGAAGACGGTGACGGCAACCCGGTTGAGCCTGGCGATGAAGTCGCCCCGCAGACCAAGAAGAAGCGCGAGAAGAAGGTCACTTACCACTACCCGGACGGCCTGATTGATTACGTCAAGCACCTGAACAAGGGCAAGACGGCGATTCACCCGACCATCGTGGGCTTCGAGCAGAAGGGCACGGAGCATGAGGCGGAGATCGCCATGCAGTGGAACGGCTCCTACAAGGAGTCGGTGCACACCTTCGCCAACACCATCAACACGCATGAGGGCGGCACGCACGAGGAAGGTTTCCGCGCAGCGCTGACCACGTTGATGAACCGCTACGCGCGCGAGCACAAGCTGCTCAAGGACAAGGAGCCGAACCTCACTGGCGACGATTGCCGCGAGGGTCTCGCCGCCGTCATCTCCGTGCGTGTGGCGGACCCGCAGTTTGAGGGCCAGACGAAGACCAAGCTGGGCAACACCGAGATCAAGGGTTTTGTGCAGCGCGCGGTGAATGAGAACTTGGCGGATTGGTTCGACGCCAACCCCGCCGAGGCGAAGACCATTGTCAACAAGGCGGTGCAGTCCTCCCAGGCCCGCCAGGCTGCGCGTAAGGCGCGTGACCTAGTGCGCCGCAAGTCTGCGTCCGACCTCGGCGGACTGCCGGGCAAGCTGGCGGATTGCCGTTCCAAGGACCCGACTGTCAGCGAGCTGTTCATCGTGGAGGGCGACTCCGCAGGTGGCTCCGCCAAGGCTGGCCGAAACTCGCTCTACCAGGCGATTCTGCCGCTGCGCGGCAAGATCCTGAACGTGGAGAAGGCGCGCATGGACCGCGTGCTGAAGAACGCCGAGGTGCAGGCGATCATCACCGCGCTGGGCACGGGTATCCACGACGAGTTTGATATCTCCAAGCTCCGCTACCACAAGATTGTGCTGATGGCGGACGCGGACGTGGACGGCCAGCACATTGCAACCCTGCTGCTCACGCTGCTGTTCCGCTTCATGCCGCAGCTGATCGAGGAAGGCCACGTGTACCTAGCCAACCCGCCGCTGTACAAGCTGAAGTGGCAGAAGGGCGAGCCTGGCTTCGCCTTCACCGACGCGGAGCGCGACCAGCTTCTTGCAGAGGGCTTAGAGGAGAACCGCAAGATCAACACGGGCGACGGCATCCAGCGCTACAAGGGTCTGGGCGAGATGAACGCCAAGGAGCTGTGGGAGACCACGCTGGATCCGGAGACCCGCATCCTGCGCCGCGTGGACATCGAGGACGCCCAGCGCGCGGACGAGCTCTTCTCCATCCTCATGGGCGATGACGTTGCAGCCCGCCGCAGCTTTATCACCCGCAAGGCAAAGGACGTACGCTTCCTCGATGTCTAG
- a CDS encoding alpha/beta fold hydrolase — MSSHDAAAPGLVIAPPVVLPAGGGAAGRQLVVIMPGMGMEGRYYRPIAEALAAAGFPVAIGELRGQGRSPQFASRQNQWGYHHVAAEDFPQTIAEAKKALSLADDYPTILLTHSMGGQVGVLFMARPEAQQLNVVGLLGVGAGNPWYKAFPWRDRLKYGLGIQMIWLASQVLGYWPGDKVKLGGTWGRHPRTYLNEWARMNRSGKRGALAGADMDYIEAMGKVVAPVVLTRFGNDRDCTLASAQALAEPVAGARVKELAGGLGHNKWAREPEIVVQRLIEFADGLEGRAGR, encoded by the coding sequence ATGTCTAGCCATGATGCGGCCGCGCCCGGCCTGGTCATTGCGCCACCGGTGGTGCTTCCGGCGGGGGGTGGCGCGGCTGGGCGGCAGCTGGTTGTCATCATGCCCGGCATGGGCATGGAGGGCCGCTACTACCGCCCCATCGCGGAGGCCTTGGCCGCCGCCGGGTTCCCGGTTGCGATCGGGGAGTTGCGCGGCCAGGGCCGCAGCCCGCAGTTCGCCTCACGGCAGAACCAGTGGGGCTACCACCACGTGGCCGCGGAGGACTTTCCCCAGACCATCGCGGAGGCGAAGAAGGCACTCTCGCTTGCCGACGATTACCCGACCATCCTCCTCACCCACTCCATGGGCGGGCAGGTTGGGGTGCTCTTCATGGCGCGGCCCGAGGCGCAGCAGCTTAACGTCGTCGGATTGCTCGGCGTAGGTGCCGGAAACCCGTGGTACAAGGCGTTTCCGTGGCGGGACCGCCTGAAGTACGGCCTGGGCATCCAGATGATCTGGCTGGCTTCCCAGGTGCTGGGCTATTGGCCGGGTGACAAGGTGAAACTCGGTGGCACGTGGGGCCGCCACCCGCGCACGTATCTGAACGAGTGGGCCCGAATGAACCGCTCGGGCAAGCGCGGTGCGTTGGCTGGCGCGGATATGGATTACATCGAAGCCATGGGCAAGGTTGTAGCTCCGGTGGTGCTCACCCGCTTCGGCAACGACCGCGACTGCACCCTCGCCTCCGCCCAAGCCTTGGCCGAGCCGGTGGCCGGCGCGCGGGTTAAGGAACTCGCCGGCGGGCTGGGCCACAACAAATGGGCGCGTGAACCAGAGATTGTGGTGCAGCGCCTGATCGAGTTCGCGGACGGGCTGGAGGGCCGGGCAGGGCGCTAG
- a CDS encoding TetR family transcriptional regulator has translation MTRALSAEQLLAIADEFCAATKARVRSFPALAACAAIPGARIHGVPACGSEREAGLLLYDAILNLKPLTSHNAEFGAAAREVYWRWVEGT, from the coding sequence ATGACGCGCGCGCTTTCCGCCGAGCAACTCCTCGCCATCGCCGACGAGTTCTGCGCCGCCACCAAAGCCCGCGTCCGCTCCTTCCCCGCCCTGGCCGCCTGCGCCGCCATCCCCGGCGCGCGCATCCACGGTGTCCCCGCTTGCGGCTCGGAGCGTGAGGCGGGGCTTTTGCTTTACGACGCCATCTTGAACCTCAAACCCCTCACCAGCCACAATGCCGAGTTCGGCGCCGCTGCCCGCGAGGTGTATTGGCGGTGGGTGGAGGGGACGTAG
- a CDS encoding CopG family transcriptional regulator: protein MAMTLRLTADEDKALVLLASAWGCSKQEAARRAVVAAASRLIDDATVRDLARDLIPEYRATEARIRQARP from the coding sequence ATGGCTATGACGCTGAGATTGACCGCAGACGAGGACAAGGCGCTCGTGCTCCTCGCCTCCGCCTGGGGCTGCTCGAAGCAGGAGGCGGCGCGGCGCGCGGTGGTGGCTGCCGCGTCCCGGCTTATCGACGACGCCACGGTCCGCGACCTCGCCCGCGACCTCATCCCCGAATACCGCGCCACCGAGGCCCGCATCCGGCAGGCCCGACCATGA